TCTTCGGCATCGGTGCAGGCATCACCGTCTCCGTCCTGGGCATCCTCATGTCGCCGAGCGGTGCACCCGCCTGGCTCGGCCTGGTCCTCATGCCGCTATTCAGCTTCGTGATGTGGATGGCGCTCAAGCCATTCCGACGACTCACCAGCATGGTGAGCACCGACGATGACCACTTCCGGCGGGCCTCCGACAGCTTCAACAACGCAGGATCCGGAGTCGGCTCCCGCGCAAAGGACGCCCTGATCACAGCAGCGGCCGCATCCGTCGGAGCTGGCGCCGCAGTCTTCGCCACCAAGAAGGCGAACGAGGACGACTCCGAAAACGGCCCCGAAACCGATCGGGTCGAGGCACGACCCACCCCGTCGTGGACAGCGACAGACAACGTCCGTGCCTTGCCGGCCGCTGCCGACGCGGATCCTGGCCCGACTCGTGCCGAGGGACGCCACCGCCCCGAGGAACACTTCACCTCACCGCCAGCGGACACGACCTACGCCGATGCCTACCGCCCGGATGCCGCTGGAGGCGACGTCCCGATGATGCCGGCCGAAGTGGAGTGGGATGGCGACGACGAGGTCTACGCGATCTACCGTCCGACCAACTCGTCGGAGGACGACGATGTGGCCTAGTCCCCTCGCGTGGGCGCTCCACAGCCCGGGACGGTTCGCAGCGGTGATCGCCGGATGCCTTGGGCTGCTGGTCGCGATCGCGGCATTGGGCCTCCGGGACGCAGGCGCTCGCCCCGAACGGTCCCACGAGCAACAGCGTCCTGCCGCACAGGCCCATGCCGCTCCGACTGCCTCGCCGCACACAACCGACCACGCGGACGAGGAGGGCGAATCGATCCGCCCAGCCGCGCGCCGTACGGTCGAGCGATTCCTCGAGCACTACCTGGCGCCGACTTCGCGTGAGGAACTCGATCAGCTCAGGCCGCTGTGCACGCCGGAACTCTGGGCCGGCCTGAATGTCGCCGACCCTTCCAACATGCCACCGGGCCCGGTCCAACGCATCGTGAAGGTCGCCGATGGAGCCTTCGCGGCCAGCTTCACTGTCTCGCTACTTAACGGGTCGCTCGCCGTCGACGTTGTTGCTGCGCCCGACGGTCTACGCGTCGCGTCGGTCGAACCGGAGAAGCCATGAGGCTGCTGGCTGTCGTCGGGGGCTCGGGCATGCTCGGGGCCGTCTCTGCAGCCATGCTCCTGCCGCTGGCCATGATGGGGACCATGGGCACCAGCGAGGTCGCCCTTACCCCCGTTTCGAGCTGCACGATCGGCACAAGCGAACTCACCGTCGACGAGCTCGATGACGAGCAGCGGAAGAACGCCGCGATCATCCTTGGGGTCGCCGTTCAACTGAAAGTGCCTCCGAAGGGGCAAGCGATTGCGATCGCGACGGCCATGCAGGAGTCCGGGATGCGCAACCTGGACTACGGCGACCGCGACTCGCTCGGGCTCTTTCAACAACGCCCGTCGACCGGCTGGGGCACGGCGGCTCAGGTCACGACGCCCGAGTACGCCGCCAAGGCCTTCTTCGGCGGCCCTAGCTCCCCCACCGGCAACAGCGGCCTGCTCGACATTCCACACTGGCAAGACCTCGACCTGACGATCGCTGCCCAGTCGGTGCAGCGCTCCGCCTTCCCCACGGCGTACGCCAAGTGGGAACGGCTTGCGAACGACGTGGTCAGCAAGATGGCCGGGGCAGACATCGACTGCGAGCCACTCGCCACAGGTTCGTGGACGTTGCCCGTTGCGAGCTACACGCTGACGTCAGGGTTCGGTTCGCGCGTGCATCCCATCACCGGCGAAGTCCGCGTCCACACCGGCATCGACATGGCCGCACCGACGGGCACCCCCGTGCGTGCTGTCACAGACGGCGTGGTCGAGGTAGCGGGCCCCAGCAGCGGCTACGGAAACCTGATCACGATCAGGCACGCCAGCGGAATCGAGACCTACTACGGCCATCTGTCGCGCATCGATGTCCGCCCGGGCGACACCGTCTCTGCGGGCGAGCTGATCGGCGCAGTCGGGAGCACGGGCAACTCGACCGGGCCCCACCTTCACCTCGAGGTCCGTCACAACGGCACCCCAACCGACCCTGAACCGTTCCTCCGCGAGAAGGGACTCAGCCCATGAACACGAGCGCCTCCTACCCATGGTTCGGCCAACCCCCGACCCGCGAACCACTCCCCTCCGCCCGGGTGCCTGCACTGCGCGGCAAGCGACTGATCCTGTCGACGCCCGAGGGCTTCGTCTACGACATGCGCGCTGCGACCGACCGGTACGTCGACGACGCCAATCGCGACGTCATCGACGTGGTGACCGAGGAGGACTGGTACCGCTGGATGCTCATCGGCTCCGAACCAAGGCGGGCGCCCTGGGCGGCGCATCTCGTGTGGGTGGAATGACCCTTCGGCTCTTCCAGCACAATGAAGTCATGTGGACGCCAGAGGATGCCAAGGCGCTCGCGGGCACCTACCTCGGGCAGGACTCGGACCGCTGGCAGCACGTGCGAGCCGTCGCTTCCGTGGCGCATGAACTCGTCGCCGCGGGCGCGCCACTCGACCTCGAGATGGCAGCGTGGCTTCACGACATCGGATACGCCGACCCGCTGGCCCGGACGGGCATGCACGCTCTCGACGGAGCCCGATTCCTCGAACTTGTCGAGGCACCGCCCATCGTCGTCGGTCTGGTGGCATTCCACACCGGCGCAGAGTTCGAAGCCGATGAGCGGGGGCTCCTTGGAAAGCTGCTGGAGTTCGAGCGTCCAGTCCAGCCACTGCTGGACCAGCTGATCCTTGCCGACATGCTTTCGGGGCCCCGCGGCGAGCGCGTCTCAGTGAGCCGGCGCCTTGGCGACATCTTCGCCCGCTACGGACCAGAGCACCCGGTCCACCGGGCCGTCTCGCTC
This genomic interval from Nocardioides cavernaquae contains the following:
- a CDS encoding M23 family metallopeptidase: MRLLAVVGGSGMLGAVSAAMLLPLAMMGTMGTSEVALTPVSSCTIGTSELTVDELDDEQRKNAAIILGVAVQLKVPPKGQAIAIATAMQESGMRNLDYGDRDSLGLFQQRPSTGWGTAAQVTTPEYAAKAFFGGPSSPTGNSGLLDIPHWQDLDLTIAAQSVQRSAFPTAYAKWERLANDVVSKMAGADIDCEPLATGSWTLPVASYTLTSGFGSRVHPITGEVRVHTGIDMAAPTGTPVRAVTDGVVEVAGPSSGYGNLITIRHASGIETYYGHLSRIDVRPGDTVSAGELIGAVGSTGNSTGPHLHLEVRHNGTPTDPEPFLREKGLSP
- a CDS encoding HD domain-containing protein, whose product is MWTPEDAKALAGTYLGQDSDRWQHVRAVASVAHELVAAGAPLDLEMAAWLHDIGYADPLARTGMHALDGARFLELVEAPPIVVGLVAFHTGAEFEADERGLLGKLLEFERPVQPLLDQLILADMLSGPRGERVSVSRRLGDIFARYGPEHPVHRAVSLSGPYLRLASERASAAAGYPI